The following coding sequences are from one Lycium ferocissimum isolate CSIRO_LF1 chromosome 3, AGI_CSIRO_Lferr_CH_V1, whole genome shotgun sequence window:
- the LOC132048990 gene encoding uncharacterized protein LOC132048990: MNYETSKIVRLHLYNKGFKSNYTVWTSHGEMHGKSQNFEVAESSSGVEHNVQNSRMHDRVQNAYGIHSDFESGGHVEEPPNEEAKRFYENLNQASWPLHDGSPHSQLFITARLLSIKAYYNVSERAMDSVIDPIHELVDSTIEIPDNYYKTKTLVTKLGLSSVKIDCCENCCILYYKDDVSIESYNFCSSDRLKQTRSGKRVAVKIMHYLPLIPRLKRLYASNSSAIHMIWHSENRRLPGVMYHPSDGEAWQHFDRTYPDFSVEPHNVRLGLCSDGFTPNSISAAPYFCWPVSINPYNLPPEMCMNNLYIFLNYIIPGPHNPKVLIDVYLQTLLDELKQLWVVGVETYDILRKKNFNLRDALMWTINDFPAYGMLSGWMTAGKLARPHCMENTKSFTLKNSKNKFMV, from the coding sequence atgaattaCGAGACCTCAAAGATTGTTAGGCTTCATCTGTACAATAAAGGCTTTAAAAGTAATTATACAGTGTggactagtcatggagaaatgCACGGTAAATCTCAGAATTTTGAAGTCGCTGAAAGTAGTAGTGGGGTAGAACATAATGTCCAAAATTCTAGAATGCACGACAGGGTTCAGAATGCATATGGCATTCATTCGGATTTTGAATCCGGTGGCCATGTTGAAGAACCTCCCAATGAAGAGGCCAAACgtttttatgaaaatttaaaTCAAGCTAGTTGGCCCTTACATGATGGGAGTCCCCACTCTCAATTGTTTATCACTGCTAGATTATTGAGTATCAAAGCATATTACAATGTTTCCGAAAGGGCAATGGATTCTGTAATTGACCCCATACATGAATTAGTTGACTCGACTATAGAGATACCCGATAATTACTATAAGACAAAGACATTGGTGACCAAGTTGGGACTCTCGTCGGTCAAAattgattgttgtgaaaattGCTGCATATTATACTATAAGGACGACGTCAGTATAGAATCTTATAATTTTTGTAGTAGTGATAGACTTAAGCAGACTCGTAGTGGGAAGAGGGTTGCTGTTAAGATAATGCATTATTTACCTCTTATACCAAGGTTAAAGAGGTTGTATGCATCTAATAGTTCCGCCATTCATATGATATGGCACAGTGAAAATAGAAGGCTACCGGGAGTTATGTATCATCCATCTGATGGTGAGGCTTGGCAGCACTTTGATAGAACCTATCCAGACTTTTCAGTTGAACCACATAACGTTAGGTTGGGTTTATGTTCAGACGGATTCACTCCGAATTCTATTTCTGCTGCTCCATATTTTTGTTGGCCTGTATCCATAAACCCGTATAATCTTCCCCCTGAGATGTGCAtgaataatctatatatatttcttaattACATTATTCCTGGCCCACATAatccaaaagttttgattgatgtATACTTGCAAACATTGCTTGATGAGCTAAAACAGTTGTGGGTTGTAGGGGTTGAGACATATGACATTTTGCGTAAGAAGAATTTTAATTTGAGGGACGCTTTAATGTGGACTATTAATGATTTTCCTGCGTATGGGATGTTGTCTGGATGGATGACAGCCGGAAAGCTTGCACGTCCTCACTGCATGGAGAATACTAAGtccttcactttaaaaaatagtaaaaacaaattcatggtttga